The Manihot esculenta cultivar AM560-2 chromosome 1, M.esculenta_v8, whole genome shotgun sequence genome has a window encoding:
- the LOC110626420 gene encoding protein LURP-one-related 11, translating to MAKIHPLPLPPTELDQSSSCSSSSKPSTFTVWMKSLVMQANGCTVYNENGEIVYRVDNYDKKGSSEVYLMDLKGRVLFTIRKLWLFRQWKGYKSDGLKIKAQKPFFQVKKRSGIFTSDLSCEIAVRSGSAQHGCYKLKASAGKSAFKLTDSNGRIVAKATRKQTSSGVVLGDDVLTLMVEPQVDHSFIMAVVTVFGLIHHRL from the exons ATGGCCAAAATTCATCCTCTCCCTCTTCCACCTACTGAACTTGATCAATCTTCTTCTTGCTCTTCCTCTTCAAAGCCCTCTACCTTTACTGTGTGGATGAAATCTCTTGTGATGCAGGCTAATGGATGCACTGTTTACAATGAAAATGGAGAGATTGTTTACAGAGTTGATAACTATGACAAAAAGGGAAGCAGTGAGGTCTATCTCATGGATCTCAAAGGCAGAGTCCTCTTTACCATAAGG AAACTATGGCTTTTCAGACAGTGGAAGGGTTACAAAAGTGATGGATTGAAAATAAAAGCTCAAAAGCCTTTCTTCCAAGTGAAAAAACGCTCAGGAATTTTCACAAGTGATTTATCTTGTGAAATTGCTGTTAGATCTGGCAGTGCTCAACATGGCTGCTACAAGTTAAAAGCTTCAGCTGGGAAATCAGCTTTCAAGCTTACAGACAGCAATGGAAGAATAGTTGCAAAG GCCACAAGAAAGCAAACATCCTCAGGAGTGGTACTAGGAGATGATGTGCTGACATTAATGGTGGAGCCTCAGGTTGATCACTCCTTTATCATGGCTGTGGTGACTGTGTTTGGACTGATTCATCACAGACTGTGA
- the LOC110620784 gene encoding O-glucosyltransferase rumi homolog isoform X1, with protein MPIWRPQLKKGSPSLRTLLFLLLLLFIAAFISSLWIDTSIFSAAGKTNNTMIISLENTTLHQKSVEFPLKCSINNETQTCPTNYPRRIFQREDQDPSSETVCPNYFRWIHEDLRPWIATGITRDMVERAKRTANFRLIIVQGKAYIEKFTKSIQTRDTFTIWGILQLLRRYPGMLPDLELMFDCDDRPVVRSRDYSGPNSTGAPPLFRYCSDRWSMDVVFPDWSFWGWAEINIKPWSALLKDIKEGNNRTKWIDREPYAYWKGNPFVAETRRDLLTCNVSAHQDWNARLFIQVIIFLTHTLSNIRYSNNQIHKCNLQDWILETQHGFKKSDLASQCTHRYKIYIEGYAWSVSEKYILACNSVTLLVKPYYHDFFTRSLQPLKHYWPIRDTDKCRSIKFAVNWGNKHKKEAEAIGEAASEFIQEELKMEYVYDYMFHLLNEYAKLLKFEARVSHEAVELCSEVVACAADGLERRFMTESLVKSPSVTGPCIMPPAYEPKDLGAFYRRNLNAIRQVQKWEDGCCTI; from the exons ATGCCAATTTGGAGGCCTCAATTAAAGAAGGGATCTCCATCTCTCAGAACTCTGCTCTTTCTTTTACTACTCCTCTTCATTGCTGCCTTCATATCTTCCTTATGGATTGACACT TCTATATTTTCGGCGGCCGGAAAAACAAACAACACGATGATAATCTCTCTGGAGAACACAACACTCCATCAAAAATCAGTTGAATTCCCACTTAAATGCAGTATCAACAACGAAACTCAGACCTGTCCGACAAACTACCCAAGAAGAATATTTCAAAGAGAAGACCAAGACCCATCATCAGAAACAGTCTGTCCGAATTATTTCCGGTGGATACACGAAGATCTGAGGCCGTGGATTGCCACAGGAATAACCAGAGACATGGTGGAGAGAGCCAAAAGAACAGCAAATTTTCGTCTGATAATAGTCCAAGGCAAGGCGTATATTGAGAAATTTACAAAATCAATACAAACGAGAGATACTTTCACTATATGGGGCATTCTGCAGCTTCTGAGGAGGTATCCCGGAATGCTACCGGACTTGGAGCTAATGTTTGATTGTGACGATCGGCCGGTGGTCCGATCACGCGATTACAGTGGACCGAATTCCACAGGTGCGCCGCCATTGTTTCGGTACTGTAGTGACAGGTGGTCAATGGATGTGGTGTTTCCTGATTGGTCCTTCTGGGGATG GgctgaaataaatataaagccATGGAGTGCTTTGTTGAAGGACATAAAAGAAGGCAATAACAGGACCAAATGGATTGACAGAGAGCCCTATGCCTACTGGAAAGGAAACCCTTTTGTAGCTGAAACCAGAAGGGACCTCCTTACTTGCAATGTCTCGGCCCACCAGGACTGGAATGCTCGCTTATTCATCCAGGTAATAATATTCCTCACACACACCCTCTCTAACATTCGTTACTCTAACAATCAAATCCATAAATGTAACTTGCAGGATTGGATTCTTGAAACCCAGCATGGTTTCAAGAAATCAGACTTAGCCAGCCAATGTACGCACAG GTACAAAATCTACATCGAAGGATATGCTTGGTCTGTTAGTGAGAAGTACATTCTAGCCTGCAATTCTGTGACATTGCTTGTAAAACCATACTACCATGACTTCTTCACAAGAAGCCTGCAGCCTCTGAAGCACTACTGGCCTATAAGGGACACCGATAAATGCAGATCGATTAAGTTCGCAGTCAACTGGGGGAATAAACACAAGAAAGAG GCAGAAGCAATCGGGGAAGCTGCAAGTGAGTTCATACAAGAAGAATTAAAGATGGAATATGTGTATGACTACATGTTTCATCTGTTAAATGAGTATGCTAAGCTGCTGAAATTTGAGGCGCGAGTAAGCCATGAAGCTGTGGAGTTGTGCTCTGAGGTTGTGGCCTGTGCTGCAGATGGGTTAGAGAGGAGGTTCATGACAGAATCATTGGTGAAGAGTCCTTCTGTTACAGGACCATGTATAATGCCTCCTGCTTATGAACCAAAAGATCTAGGAGCCTTTTATAGGAGAAATTTAAATGCTATAAGGCAAGTGCAGAAATGGGAAGATGGATGCTGCACAATTTAG
- the LOC110614202 gene encoding protein LURP-one-related 4 — translation MAKIFPHRPIFSPFITLKRETFTVWMKSLVCHTNGCTVFDSNGEIIYRVENYNTKCSNEVHLMDLRGRVLVTIRRKRLLVFGRWYGYRWNPANIDKEKPWFQIKKYCRICMGNSACEVTVGLKKYWVVKMVHKAAFRIVDLDGDVVAEVKEKQSSSGMALGDDVLSLIVEPHIDHSLIMAIVTVYGLINYKM, via the exons ATGGCTAAGATTTTCCCACATAGACCAATATTTTCTCCTTTCATCACATTAAAGAGAGAGACATTTACTGTGTGGATGAAGTCTTTAGTATGCCATACTAATGGCTGCACTGTCTTTGATTCCAATGGTGAGATCATTTATCGTGTCGAAAACTACAACACAAAGTGCAGCAATGAGGTGCATCTGATGGATCTTCGAGGCAGAGTTCTTGTAACAATAAGAAGAAAG AGATTACTAGTTTTTGGACGATGGTATGGATACAGATGGAATCCAGCGAACATAGACAAGGAGAAGCCATGGTTTCAGATAAAAAAATACTGCAGAATTTGCATGGGGAATTCAGCCTGTGAAGTTACCGTAGGGTTGAAGAAGTACTGGGTTGTGAAAATGGTACATAAAGCAGCTTTCAGAATCGTAGACCTGGATGGAGATGTTGTAGcagag gtgAAGGAGAAGCAATCATCTTCAGGAATGGCATTAGGAGATGATGTGCTAAGTTTGATCGTTGAACCTCACATTGATCATTCTCTTATCATGGCAATTGTGACTGTCTATGGATTAATCAATTATAAAATGTAG
- the LOC110620784 gene encoding O-glucosyltransferase rumi homolog isoform X2 — MPIWRPQLKKGSPSLRTLLFLLLLLFIAAFISSLWIDTSIFSAAGKTNNTMIISLENTTLHQKSVEFPLKCSINNETQTCPTNYPRRIFQREDQDPSSETVCPNYFRWIHEDLRPWIATGITRDMVERAKRTANFRLIIVQGKAYIEKFTKSIQTRDTFTIWGILQLLRRYPGMLPDLELMFDCDDRPVVRSRDYSGPNSTGAPPLFRYCSDRWSMDVVFPDWSFWGWAEINIKPWSALLKDIKEGNNRTKWIDREPYAYWKGNPFVAETRRDLLTCNVSAHQDWNARLFIQDWILETQHGFKKSDLASQCTHRYKIYIEGYAWSVSEKYILACNSVTLLVKPYYHDFFTRSLQPLKHYWPIRDTDKCRSIKFAVNWGNKHKKEAEAIGEAASEFIQEELKMEYVYDYMFHLLNEYAKLLKFEARVSHEAVELCSEVVACAADGLERRFMTESLVKSPSVTGPCIMPPAYEPKDLGAFYRRNLNAIRQVQKWEDGCCTI; from the exons ATGCCAATTTGGAGGCCTCAATTAAAGAAGGGATCTCCATCTCTCAGAACTCTGCTCTTTCTTTTACTACTCCTCTTCATTGCTGCCTTCATATCTTCCTTATGGATTGACACT TCTATATTTTCGGCGGCCGGAAAAACAAACAACACGATGATAATCTCTCTGGAGAACACAACACTCCATCAAAAATCAGTTGAATTCCCACTTAAATGCAGTATCAACAACGAAACTCAGACCTGTCCGACAAACTACCCAAGAAGAATATTTCAAAGAGAAGACCAAGACCCATCATCAGAAACAGTCTGTCCGAATTATTTCCGGTGGATACACGAAGATCTGAGGCCGTGGATTGCCACAGGAATAACCAGAGACATGGTGGAGAGAGCCAAAAGAACAGCAAATTTTCGTCTGATAATAGTCCAAGGCAAGGCGTATATTGAGAAATTTACAAAATCAATACAAACGAGAGATACTTTCACTATATGGGGCATTCTGCAGCTTCTGAGGAGGTATCCCGGAATGCTACCGGACTTGGAGCTAATGTTTGATTGTGACGATCGGCCGGTGGTCCGATCACGCGATTACAGTGGACCGAATTCCACAGGTGCGCCGCCATTGTTTCGGTACTGTAGTGACAGGTGGTCAATGGATGTGGTGTTTCCTGATTGGTCCTTCTGGGGATG GgctgaaataaatataaagccATGGAGTGCTTTGTTGAAGGACATAAAAGAAGGCAATAACAGGACCAAATGGATTGACAGAGAGCCCTATGCCTACTGGAAAGGAAACCCTTTTGTAGCTGAAACCAGAAGGGACCTCCTTACTTGCAATGTCTCGGCCCACCAGGACTGGAATGCTCGCTTATTCATCCAG GATTGGATTCTTGAAACCCAGCATGGTTTCAAGAAATCAGACTTAGCCAGCCAATGTACGCACAG GTACAAAATCTACATCGAAGGATATGCTTGGTCTGTTAGTGAGAAGTACATTCTAGCCTGCAATTCTGTGACATTGCTTGTAAAACCATACTACCATGACTTCTTCACAAGAAGCCTGCAGCCTCTGAAGCACTACTGGCCTATAAGGGACACCGATAAATGCAGATCGATTAAGTTCGCAGTCAACTGGGGGAATAAACACAAGAAAGAG GCAGAAGCAATCGGGGAAGCTGCAAGTGAGTTCATACAAGAAGAATTAAAGATGGAATATGTGTATGACTACATGTTTCATCTGTTAAATGAGTATGCTAAGCTGCTGAAATTTGAGGCGCGAGTAAGCCATGAAGCTGTGGAGTTGTGCTCTGAGGTTGTGGCCTGTGCTGCAGATGGGTTAGAGAGGAGGTTCATGACAGAATCATTGGTGAAGAGTCCTTCTGTTACAGGACCATGTATAATGCCTCCTGCTTATGAACCAAAAGATCTAGGAGCCTTTTATAGGAGAAATTTAAATGCTATAAGGCAAGTGCAGAAATGGGAAGATGGATGCTGCACAATTTAG